A genomic window from Slackia heliotrinireducens DSM 20476 includes:
- the asnA gene encoding aspartate--ammonia ligase: MTLILPEGYDPKMSARETEEAIKYIRDTFQREYGREMRLSRVSAPLYVFQNTGLNDNLNGVERPVSFDVPWAPDEPVEVVQSLAKWKRMALKKYGYLPHEGIYTNMNAIRRDEELDNLHSIYVDQWDWERVISKEERTEETLRQAAKDIFRIIKHMEHEVWYKYPHAVHHLPDEIHFISSEELLQMYPDMTPGQREDAICKKLGCVFVMGIGDTLSNGEKHDGRAPDYDDWHLNGDILMWYEPLGRSLEISSMGIRVDEDSLLEQLKKAGCEERANMPFHRMILEKELPYTMGGGIGQSRLCMLLLGRVHVGEVQASIWPQDMIDACESHNIHLL; this comes from the coding sequence ATGACCCTGATCCTACCAGAGGGGTACGACCCCAAAATGTCCGCCCGCGAGACGGAAGAAGCCATCAAATACATCCGCGACACGTTCCAGCGTGAATACGGTCGCGAAATGCGCCTTTCGCGCGTGTCTGCGCCGCTGTACGTATTCCAGAACACCGGCTTGAACGACAACCTCAACGGCGTGGAGCGCCCCGTAAGCTTCGACGTGCCCTGGGCCCCCGACGAGCCGGTGGAAGTCGTGCAGTCTCTGGCCAAGTGGAAGCGCATGGCTCTCAAGAAGTACGGCTACCTGCCCCACGAAGGCATCTACACCAACATGAACGCCATCCGCCGCGACGAGGAGCTGGACAACCTGCACTCCATCTACGTGGACCAATGGGACTGGGAACGCGTCATCTCCAAGGAGGAGCGCACCGAGGAAACGCTGCGCCAGGCCGCCAAGGACATCTTCCGCATCATCAAGCACATGGAGCATGAGGTCTGGTACAAGTACCCCCATGCCGTCCACCATCTGCCCGACGAGATCCACTTCATCTCCTCCGAAGAGCTCCTGCAGATGTATCCCGACATGACCCCCGGGCAGCGCGAAGACGCCATCTGCAAGAAGCTGGGCTGCGTGTTCGTCATGGGCATCGGCGACACGCTCTCCAACGGCGAAAAGCATGACGGCCGCGCCCCCGACTACGACGACTGGCACCTCAACGGCGACATCCTCATGTGGTACGAACCGCTGGGCCGCTCGCTGGAAATCTCCAGCATGGGCATCCGCGTCGACGAGGATTCGCTGCTCGAACAGCTCAAGAAGGCCGGCTGCGAGGAGCGTGCGAACATGCCGTTCCACCGCATGATCCTGGAGAAGGAGCTCCCCTACACCATGGGCGGCGGCATCGGCCAGTCGCGTCTGTGCATGCTGCTGTTGGGCCGCGTGCACGTGGGCGAGGTCCAGGCCAGCATCTGGCCCCAGGACATGATCGACGCGTGCGAAAGCCACAACATCCATCTGCTGTAA
- a CDS encoding ECF transporter S component — protein sequence MPTMTNTNKWDTRTLVTMALLAAIAILLSFLEFPIFAAVPFLKLDVSFTPCAVAGFAYGPLAGFVVGAITAVAHGMISGNWVGALMNIVMVLAFVVPAAFIYKKNHTFKGAVIALVVATLVQSIVSVPANVLIDPLYGVPADVVLGLAGWIAAFNVVKGVANSVLTMVVYKSISNLITPQKDQVSGR from the coding sequence ATGCCGACCATGACAAACACCAACAAGTGGGATACCCGCACCCTCGTCACCATGGCGCTGCTTGCAGCCATCGCCATCCTGCTGAGCTTTTTGGAATTCCCCATTTTCGCCGCCGTTCCCTTCCTGAAGCTGGACGTGTCCTTCACGCCCTGCGCCGTGGCGGGCTTCGCCTACGGACCGCTGGCAGGCTTCGTCGTCGGAGCCATCACCGCCGTGGCCCACGGCATGATTTCCGGCAACTGGGTGGGCGCCCTCATGAACATCGTCATGGTGCTCGCATTCGTGGTACCCGCTGCCTTCATCTACAAGAAGAACCACACCTTCAAGGGCGCCGTCATCGCGTTGGTCGTGGCCACACTCGTCCAGTCCATCGTTTCCGTTCCCGCCAACGTCCTCATCGACCCGCTGTACGGCGTTCCTGCCGATGTGGTCCTGGGCCTTGCCGGCTGGATCGCGGCCTTCAACGTGGTCAAGGGCGTCGCGAACTCCGTTCTGACCATGGTGGTCTACAAGAGCATCTCCAACCTCATCACCCCGCAGAAAGACCAGGTGAGCGGCCGCTAG
- a CDS encoding energy-coupling factor transporter ATPase: MEALRLDDAWFTYTGDEFVLKGIDLSVQEGEFLCILGGNGSGKSTLAKHINALLAPDRGSAQVLGCDTSDPENLYFIRSNAGMVFQNPDDQLVANLIENDVAFGPENLGVPAAELRQRVTEALEQVGLQGFERKETNALSGGQKQRVAIAGVLAMRPKILVLDEASAMLDPRGRNGLMRVCRELNDAGMTIIMITHYMEEVVHADRVVVLDSGSVALEGTPEEVLTQAQELERLSLDVPFAVKASLALREAGVPVRVHVDEDDLVSDVERLFAEGGAQ; encoded by the coding sequence ATGGAAGCACTACGGCTGGACGACGCCTGGTTCACCTACACAGGCGATGAATTCGTGTTGAAGGGTATCGACCTTTCGGTGCAGGAGGGCGAGTTCCTCTGCATCCTGGGCGGCAACGGCAGCGGCAAAAGCACGCTTGCCAAGCATATCAACGCCCTGCTGGCACCCGACCGCGGAAGCGCCCAGGTGCTGGGATGCGACACCTCCGATCCCGAAAACCTGTATTTCATCAGGAGCAACGCGGGCATGGTGTTTCAGAACCCCGACGACCAGCTGGTAGCCAACCTGATTGAGAACGACGTCGCATTCGGCCCGGAGAACCTGGGCGTTCCCGCAGCCGAGCTGCGCCAACGCGTGACCGAAGCCCTTGAGCAGGTGGGTCTGCAGGGCTTCGAGCGCAAGGAGACCAACGCCCTTTCCGGCGGCCAGAAGCAGCGCGTCGCCATTGCCGGCGTGCTGGCCATGCGGCCGAAGATCCTGGTGTTGGACGAAGCCTCCGCCATGCTCGACCCCCGCGGCCGCAACGGGCTCATGCGCGTCTGCCGCGAGCTCAACGACGCGGGCATGACCATCATCATGATCACTCACTATATGGAAGAGGTCGTCCACGCAGACCGCGTCGTGGTGCTTGACTCCGGCTCCGTCGCCCTTGAGGGCACCCCCGAAGAAGTGCTGACCCAGGCGCAGGAGCTCGAGCGGCTGTCGCTCGACGTGCCGTTCGCCGTCAAGGCGAGCCTGGCATTGCGTGAGGCGGGCGTGCCCGTGCGCGTGCATGTGGACGAAGACGACCTGGTCAGCGATGTAGAGCGGCTGTTTGCGGAAGGCGGTGCGCAATGA
- a CDS encoding energy-coupling factor transporter ATPase — protein sequence MIEFDNVGFTYQHAADIKRAKRRKRVAAEPRADWGNRPDEVWALRNISFTLDKGEFLGIAGHTGSGKSTLIQHINGLLTPTEGRVLIDGEPVGNPETAAKSGIGMVFQYPEHQLFAASVYEDVVFGPRNLGCSADEAEERYRKAMDRVDLDADALRDASPFGLSGGQQRRVAFAGVLAMEPTVLVLDEPVAGLDPKSREDFLQFIARLHREQGLTVVMVSHAMDDLARLCTRVLMLNQGRMHALGTPAEVFADGDQMKAIGLGQPAAQRVGSKLMAKGIDLQQPDGLFTLETLTSAVAQVWKQRA from the coding sequence ATGATCGAGTTCGACAATGTCGGCTTCACTTATCAGCACGCCGCCGACATCAAGCGCGCAAAGCGCCGCAAGCGCGTTGCTGCCGAACCCCGCGCCGATTGGGGCAACCGTCCCGATGAGGTATGGGCGCTGCGCAACATCAGCTTCACGTTGGACAAGGGCGAGTTCCTGGGCATCGCCGGGCATACCGGCAGCGGCAAGAGTACCCTCATCCAACACATAAACGGCCTGCTCACACCTACCGAAGGACGAGTGCTCATCGATGGGGAGCCCGTCGGCAACCCCGAAACCGCCGCCAAATCCGGCATCGGCATGGTGTTCCAATACCCCGAACACCAGCTGTTCGCAGCCAGCGTGTATGAAGACGTGGTGTTCGGGCCGCGCAACCTGGGCTGCAGCGCCGACGAGGCCGAAGAGCGCTACCGCAAGGCCATGGACCGCGTCGACCTAGATGCCGACGCCCTGCGGGACGCGAGCCCCTTCGGGCTGTCCGGCGGACAGCAGCGCCGCGTCGCCTTCGCCGGCGTTTTGGCCATGGAGCCCACCGTGCTGGTGCTCGACGAGCCGGTGGCGGGCCTCGACCCCAAATCCCGAGAGGACTTTCTGCAGTTCATAGCCAGGCTTCATCGTGAACAGGGGCTCACCGTGGTCATGGTGTCCCACGCCATGGACGACCTGGCGCGACTGTGCACCCGGGTGCTGATGCTCAACCAAGGGCGGATGCATGCCTTGGGCACGCCCGCCGAAGTGTTTGCCGACGGCGACCAGATGAAGGCCATCGGCCTGGGCCAGCCCGCCGCGCAACGGGTGGGGTCCAAGCTCATGGCGAAAGGCATCGACCTGCAGCAGCCCGACGGGCTGTTTACCCTGGAGACGCTGACCAGCGCCGTGGCTCAGGTTTGGAAGCAGCGTGCCTGA
- a CDS encoding energy-coupling factor transporter transmembrane component T family protein has translation MNDALLGKYYAADSAVHNLDARIKITAMLAMMGAIFACGSYAALGVCALFIAAAFALSHVPAGQALHSIAPLMFIVVITAIINIFFEHDGAVLLQLGPIVINQGGVHLAVFMGIRLTLLLLVASLLTLTTTTIDLTDGMEALLKPFAKIGFPAHEFAMILGIALRFLPQFMTELNVIRAAQASRGAHFSANVFKDGLKGISSLMVPLFTSAFRHAETLSGAMEARCYHGGTGRTKLNPFKLRAADGLAMLLVCACIACVVALNILL, from the coding sequence ATGAACGACGCATTGCTCGGTAAATACTACGCCGCCGACAGCGCGGTGCACAACCTGGACGCACGCATCAAGATCACGGCGATGCTCGCCATGATGGGAGCCATCTTCGCATGCGGCAGCTACGCCGCCCTTGGAGTATGCGCCCTGTTCATAGCGGCGGCCTTCGCACTCTCGCACGTGCCGGCGGGCCAAGCCCTGCATTCCATCGCGCCGCTCATGTTCATCGTAGTCATCACGGCCATCATCAACATCTTCTTCGAGCATGACGGCGCCGTGCTGCTGCAGCTCGGACCTATTGTCATCAACCAGGGCGGCGTGCACCTGGCCGTGTTCATGGGCATCCGACTCACCCTGCTGCTGCTTGTCGCCAGCCTGCTGACACTGACGACCACCACCATCGATTTGACCGACGGCATGGAGGCCCTGCTCAAGCCCTTTGCGAAAATCGGGTTTCCCGCCCATGAGTTCGCCATGATCCTCGGTATCGCCCTGCGGTTCCTTCCCCAGTTCATGACGGAATTGAATGTCATCCGCGCCGCTCAGGCATCCCGCGGCGCACATTTTTCAGCCAACGTGTTCAAGGACGGCCTCAAGGGCATATCGAGTCTGATGGTACCTCTGTTCACGAGCGCGTTCCGTCATGCCGAAACCCTTTCCGGCGCCATGGAGGCGCGCTGCTACCACGGTGGGACGGGCCGCACAAAGCTCAATCCCTTCAAGCTGCGCGCGGCAGACGGCTTGGCCATGCTTCTGGTCTGCGCTTGCATCGCCTGCGTAGTGGCGCTCAATATCCTTCTGTAA
- a CDS encoding TetR/AcrR family transcriptional regulator, with translation MTETTATQQAILDSARRHFSEKGFRGASLNQIVKDAGFTKGAFYGYYASKEELFHALVSDTFEGMSRILGSMTAQWQSYPDEERVGQLPEAYLDHLPELVDFFFEHRDDMRLILTRSEGTRYENFLQDFSGRNIARIGEVLERAHLEGCIDPDVFGMVMGSYYSMLAQIVVSDCPREEVYSKMRDVQTVFQHGLLALLDSGNHGGEMHA, from the coding sequence ATGACTGAAACAACCGCAACACAGCAGGCCATTCTAGACAGTGCACGGCGCCATTTTTCGGAAAAGGGCTTCCGCGGGGCCTCTCTCAACCAGATTGTAAAGGATGCGGGCTTCACCAAAGGCGCGTTCTACGGGTATTACGCCAGCAAGGAGGAGCTGTTCCATGCGCTGGTCAGCGACACCTTCGAGGGCATGAGCCGTATCCTGGGGTCGATGACGGCGCAATGGCAGAGCTATCCCGACGAGGAACGCGTGGGCCAGTTGCCTGAAGCCTATCTCGATCACCTGCCTGAACTGGTCGATTTCTTCTTCGAACACCGTGACGACATGCGTCTTATCCTGACTAGATCCGAAGGCACGCGGTATGAGAACTTCCTGCAGGATTTCAGCGGGCGGAACATCGCGCGCATTGGGGAAGTCCTGGAGCGGGCACATCTGGAAGGGTGCATCGATCCGGACGTATTCGGTATGGTTATGGGCTCGTACTACTCGATGCTGGCCCAAATCGTGGTGAGCGATTGCCCGCGTGAAGAGGTGTATTCGAAGATGCGCGATGTCCAGACGGTGTTCCAGCACGGCTTGCTGGCGCTTTTGGACAGCGGCAATCATGGTGGGGAGATGCATGCGTAA
- the idi gene encoding isopentenyl-diphosphate Delta-isomerase produces the protein MNVEHVVECNRQPDPMASDPAKSDELILVDVFDNPVGTASKERVHRESLLHRAFSVVLVRDGASGPEVLVTRRAPCKYHSAGLWTNSCCSHPRVGESTVDAAYRRVAQELGVQARDLREIGSFIYRASFPSGIAEYEYDHVFVGGCEGELRPDPSETDGVRWMPLADLADELIMQPAAFAPWSLTVFPMVLVFLADR, from the coding sequence ATGAATGTCGAACATGTCGTCGAATGCAACCGGCAGCCTGATCCGATGGCTAGCGATCCGGCCAAAAGCGACGAACTCATCCTCGTGGACGTGTTCGACAACCCTGTGGGCACGGCTTCCAAAGAGCGCGTCCATCGGGAAAGCCTGCTTCATCGGGCATTCTCGGTCGTCTTGGTGCGCGACGGCGCATCCGGGCCGGAGGTGCTGGTCACCCGCCGCGCGCCGTGCAAGTACCACTCCGCGGGGCTTTGGACCAATTCGTGCTGCTCGCACCCGCGAGTCGGAGAAAGCACCGTCGACGCAGCCTATCGCCGCGTTGCCCAGGAGTTGGGCGTGCAGGCCCGTGACCTGCGGGAAATCGGTTCATTCATCTATAGGGCGTCGTTTCCTTCAGGCATTGCCGAATACGAATACGATCACGTGTTCGTCGGAGGATGCGAAGGCGAGCTTCGCCCCGACCCCTCCGAAACCGACGGGGTGCGGTGGATGCCCCTTGCCGACCTGGCGGACGAGCTAATCATGCAGCCCGCCGCCTTCGCCCCCTGGTCTTTAACCGTGTTCCCCATGGTCTTGGTCTTCCTGGCCGACCGATAA